The genome window CAGACGTCCTCATCGCCGATCACAAAGATCTGCTGATCCACGCTGTGTTCCACTGCAAAACCACCGGTAAACGCGCCAAACGCTGGCAGTAAGCTGATGCGTGAGCCGATCTGAAAGCACGGCAGCCGTAAGCTCTGGCGACCTTTGCCACGCAATCGATACACCGGATGCACGTGCCCTGCGAGTACGTGGTGGCTGGCGTGGGCGTCGGGCTCATGCTGTAGCGCAAACGGCCCCATCAGCAGCGGCTCTGGCACCACCTCAATCCTCAAGTCAGCCGGCGGGTCACCTGCGCGTTTATCGTGATTGCCACGAATCAAGGTCAGGCTCAGCTCGCGATTGCGCTCCCGCCAGGCCCTCAAGGCGCTCAGGGTGCCGCTGGCGTGAGAGCCGGGGCCATGCAGGAAGTCCCCGAGAAAGATCACCTGCGCGCACGGCAAGGCCGACAGCAGCCGGTCCAGGCGTTGCAGGTTTTCCGAAGTGGTGCCCTGTGGTACTGGCTGCCCCAGGCTGCGATAGGCCGAGGCTTTGCCAAAATGTGCATCGGCAATCAGCAGGCACTGGCGAGCAGGCCAGTACATCGCCTTTTCAGCCAACAACCACACGTCCTCACCCTCAAGCATCACTGAATACACGCTTAGCGCTCCCCGTTGTCTGCGACTTTTTCCAGGTCCCGGACCATCCGCGCAATGCGCTCGGACAGCTTTTCCGAGCTCATGCTTTCGCGCATCCGCTCCACCAGCAGTGGGAAGGCCAGCGGTGTAGGCCGTTCGATCGCATGCAGGTCCAGTTTCAGCGCCACCAGATGGCGCAGGGTGTCTTCCAGGCGACGAATATCCAACTCGTCCCGCAGGACTTCTTCCCCGGCCTGGGTCAGCAGCAGGTTCTGCGGGTCGTATTGCTTGAACACTTCATAGAACAAGCCGCTGGACGCCTGCACCTGACGGGTGCTTTTCGGCGCGCCGGGGTAGCCGGCAAACACCAGCCCGGCGATGCGTGCGATTTCGCGAAAGCGGCGCAGGGCCAGTTCACCTGCGTTCAGGCTGGCCGCTACATCCGGCAATAAATTCGCCGGACTCAGCAGCGCCTCGTTCAATAAAAGCGGCCAGTCCACCGGCGTGGCGCTCAACAGTTCCAAGCCGTAATCATTCACGGCAATCGAAAAGGTCACCGGTTGCAGTTGGCTGACCCGCCACGCCAACAGACTCGCCAGCCCCAGATGCACCTGGCGCCCCGCAAACGGGTAGAGAAACAGGTGCCAGCCCTCCCGCGATTTCAGGGCTTCGGCGAGTAAATGCTCGCGCGTTGGCAGGCCCGACCAGCGCAACTGAGTGTGCAGCAACGGTTGCACCGCCCGCATCTCAGGGCCGTCATATCGCCCGTGCGCGGCGGCATCAAAACGCTCAACCACCGCTTGGGCCAACTCATTGGAGAGCGGCATGCGCCCGCCATTCCAGCGCGGCACGGCGGCTTTTTTCGCGGTGCTGCGTCGCACATAGGCGGTCATGTTTTCCACCCGCACCAGCTCCAGTAAACGCCCGGCAAACAGAAAACCATCCCCGGGTTTGAGTCGGGCGATAAAGCCTTCCTCGACACTGCCCAGGTTCTTGCCGCCACCGCCCTTGCTCCAGAATTTCAGCTGAATACTGGCGTCGCTGACGATCGTGCCCACGCTCATGCGGTGACGGCGCGCCAGGCGGGCATCCGGCACACGCCAGATACCCTGTTCGTCGGGCTCCACACGGCGATAGTCCGGGTAGGCAGTCAGTGACAGGCCGCCATGGCGCACAAACCCCAGCGCCCAGGCCCAATCGGCGTCTGTGAGGTCGCGATAGGCCCAGGCACCGCGCACCTCCGCCAGCAGCGCCTGGGGGATAAACCCACCGCCCAGGGCCATGCTGACCAGGTGCTGTACGAGCACATCCAATGGTTTGTAAGGCGATTCTCGGGCTTCGATGTGCCGCAGGGCGATGGCATCCTGCGCCGCTGCCGCTTCCACCAATTCGAGGCTGTGGGTTGGCACCAGCGTCACCCGTGACGGCCGCCCCGGCGCATGGCCGGAGCGCCCCGCGCGTTGCATCAAGCGCGCGACGCCTTTGGCCGAGCCGATCTGCAGCACCCGCTCCACCGGCAGGAAATCCACGCCCAGGTCCAGGCTGGAGGTACACACCACCGCTTTCAACTGGCCATCCTTCAAGGCCCGCTCCACCCAGTCACGCGTCTCCCGCGACAACGAGCCGTGGTGCAAAGCAATCACGCCGGCCCAATCCGGGCGTGCCTCCAGCAACGCCTGGTACCAGATCTCCGACTGCGCCCGGGTATTGGTAAACACCAGGCAGCTGCTGCTGGTATCCACTTCGGCCACGACCTGCGGCAACATTTTCAAACCGATATGCCCGGCCCAGGGAAAACGCTCGGCAACGGGCGGCAAAAGGGTGTCGACCTTCAGCTCTTTAGCCGTTTGCCCCTGCACATTGATCCCGCCGCCCTGTGGGACCAGGACCTCCAAGGCGTGGGCCTGATTACCCAGCGTTGCCGAAATGCCCCACACCACGAGCTCCGGATGCCAGCGCCGCAGACGCGCCAACGCCAGTTGCAGTTGTACCCCGCGTTTATTGCCGATCAGTTCATGCCACTCATCCACGATCACCATGCGCAGATGCGCCAGGCTCGTTTCACTGTCGGCACGCGCCAGCATCAACGTCAGGCTTTCCGGTGTGGTGACCAGCGCGGTAGGTTGCCGACGCGTCTGGCGTGCGCGTTCGCTGCTGCTGGTGTCGCCGGTGCGCAGGCCGACGCTCCAGGGAATCTGCAAGGCCGCAAGCGGCGCTTCCAGAGCGCGGGCGGTGTCGGCGGCTAATGCGCGCATGGGCGTGATCCACAACACGCTGAGCGGCTCAGCAGGCGCTTTGCGTTTGCCGGTGGCGGGCGGGCGAGTGATGGCGAAACGATTGAGGGCGGCAAACCACAGCGCGTAGGTTTTACCCGCGCCGGTGCTGGCATGCAGCAACCCCGATTGGCCCTCCTTGACCGCTGCCCATACGGCCTTTTGAAAGGCGAACGGCTTCCAGCCCTTGGCGGCAAACCAGTGTTTTGCGAAGTCGAGGGGTTTTGCCATGGGGCGGCTGACGCTCTGGAGGTTGTCTTTCAAAGACCCTCCAGGCGCCGCAAAGGTTTACTTCAAATTACCGCTCAGAAATTGCTGCAGGCGCTCGCTCTTCGGGTTGCCCAGCACCTCTTCGGGCGTGCCTTGCTCTTCCACCAGGCCTTTGTGCAGGAACAGCACCTGGCTCGACACCTTGCGGGCAAAGCTCATTTCGTGGGTGACCATAATCATGGTGCGGCCTTCCTCGGCCAGCCCCTGGATCACTTTCAGCACTTCGCCCACGAGTTCCGGGTCGAGGGCCGAGGTGGGTTCGTCGAACAGCATCACCTCAGGCTCCATGGCCAGGGCACGGGCGATGGCCACGCGTTGCTGCTGGCCACCGGACAGGAACGCCGGGTATTGATCGGCCACGCGCGCCGGCAAACCCACTTTGTCCAGGTAGCGACGGGCGCGGTCTTCGGCGTCCTTCTTGCTGCAACCCAGCACCCGGCGCGGGGCCATGGTGATGTTTTCCAGCACGCTCATGTGGCTCCACAAGTTGAAATGCTGGAACACCATCGCCAGGCGCGTGCGCAGGCGTTGCAGCTCGGCGTCGTCGGCCACGCGCATGCCGTGGCGGTCGCTGACCATGCGGATCTGCTGGCCGTCGAGGGTCATCGCGCCGTCATTGGGGGTTTCCAGAAAGTTGATGCAGCGCAAAAAGGTGCTCTTGCCCGAGCCACTGGCGCCGATCAGGCTGATCACGTCACCGGTCTTGGCCTTGAGCGAGACACCTTTGAGCACTTCATTGTCGCCATAGCTTTTATGCAGGCCTTCAACGGTCAATTTGTACATGGGGCGTGCATCCTCAAGGCGAAAGTAGGTAGCCACTGCGGTAGGCTTCAGTGCCGGCGACATGGCTGATCACCATGCCGGCAGTGGCCATGCGCCGCAGCGAACGGGCGTAAAGCAGGCCGGCATTTTTGCAGTGCACGGGCGTTACGCGGTCAGTAATAGGGTCGATGATTTCAGCGATCAGTTGCCCCGCCTCCAGGTATTCGCCCGGCAGGGCGCTGAACACCAGCAAGCCGCCGACGGGCGTGGTGACCGGCTCGACACCCGCCAGTGGGGTGGCCGGGTAGGGCAAGTCGGGCAATGGCGCAGCGTCGCCGGTAATGGCGCCGAAGTGAATCAGATAGTCGATAATCGCCTGGCAATCGAGGCCGGCCAGGCCGTGGTTGACGTCGCCTTGGCCGCGCAGTTCGACGGTCACCGAAAAGCTGCCCATGGGAATCGGGAAGCGCTCGCCGAAGCGTTGCTGCAACTGCCACCACACCAGGGTGAAACACTCATCAAAGGACTGCCCGCCGGAATCGGTGGCGAGCAAGTTGGCTTCCGAGCCGATATAGCGCGCCAATGGCTCCACCTGCGGCCAGGCCTCGGGCGTGGTGTACAGGTGCGCCACGGCTTCAAAGTCGCAATGCAGGTCCAGCACCATGTCAGCGTCGCAGGCCAGGCGTTGCAGCACCAGGCGTTGTGATTGCAACTGGGTCTGCGCGGTGTGCGCCGCAAGGGCCAGGCTCAGGGCGTCGCGAATGAGTTCGACGTTGTGCTTGGGGTCCTCTCCCAGCAGGTCTTCGACCTGATTGCCAACCTCGTCGCTGAGGTCGACAAACAGGCGATTGAAGTTCTGCCCGCTTTCCAGTTCGTAGCGGCCCAGTGGGATGTCCATCAACACCTGTTCCAGGCCCACCGGGTTGGCGATCGGCACCAACACGACTTCACTCAGCAGCCGTCCGGCAGCGGCCAGCTCGGCAAGGCGCGCCTTCAAGTGCCAGGCCACCAGCATGCCCGGCAGTTCATCGGCATGCAGCGATGACTGGATGTAGACCTTGCCTTCAGCCTGTTCCGGGCCGAAGTGGAAACTGTGAATCTGCCGCGCCGTACCTGGCACCGGCGCGATCAGTTCGTGTACCTGATGACGCATGAATGCTCCTTAGTGGCTCGGCCCGAGGAAGGCCAGCCAGCGGCGCTCCGCCAGACGAAACAGACCGACCAGGGCAAAGGTCACGGTCAGGTAGATCAGTGCGGCGATACCGAATGATTGAAAGGTCATGTAGGTGGCCGAGTTGGCGTCCCGGGCAACCTTGAGAATGTCCGGCACCGTCGCGGTAAAGGCCACGGTGGTCGAGTGCAGCATCAGGATCACTTCATTGCTGTAGTACGGCAATGAGCGGCGCAGGGCCGACGGCATGATCACATACGCATACAGCTTCCAACCGCTCAGGCCATAGGCCTTGGCCGCCTCGACCTCACCGTGGGCCATGCTGCGGATCGACCCGGCGAAAATTTCGGTGGTGTAGGCGCAGGTATTGAGGGCAAACGCCAGGATGGTGCAGTTCATCGCGTCGCGAAAGAACGCATCCAGCACCGGCTGCGCGCGTACGGCGGCAATGCTGTAGATCCCGGTGTAGCAGATCAGCAGTTGGATATAGAGCGGCGTGCCACGAAACAGGTAGGTGTAGAACTGCACCGGCCAGCGAATATAGCGTTTGCGCGACACGCGGGCGATGGACAGCGGGATCGACACCAGAAAACCAAACACCAGCGAGGCGCTGAGCAGCCACATGGTCATCGCGAGCCCGGTGATGTGCTGGCCGTCGCTATAAAGGAAGGGGCGCCAGTATTGCTGCAGAAGTTCGATCATCGCACGGCCTCCCTGGACCCAGCGGAGTAGCGACGTTCAAGCCGGCGCAGGACAAAGTTAGAGGCGCTGGTGATCAGCAAGTAGATAAATGCCGCGATTACCAGGAAGTAGAACAGTTGATAGGTACTCTTGCCCGCATCCTGGGCAGCCTTGACCAGGTCAGCGAGACCGATGATCGACACCAGCGCGGTGGCCTTGAGCATCACCATCCAGTTGTTACCGATGCCCGGCAGGGCAAAGCGCATCATCTGTGGGAAAGTTACAAAGCGAAACCGCTGCCCGCGAGTCAGCCCATAGGCGGTCGCGGCTTCGAGCTGACCACGGGGCACCGCGAGGATGGCGCCGCGAAAGGTCTCGGTGAAGTAGGCACCGTAGATGAAGCCCAGGGTGATAACCCCGGCGCTGAATGGGTCGATCTCGATGTAGTCCCATTCCATGAAGTCGGTAAAACCGGTCAGCCAGATTTGCAGGCTGTAGAAAATCAGCAACATCAGCACCAGGTCGGGCACGCCGCGAATCAAGGTGGTGTAGAGCTGGGCGGGGATGCGGATCAGGCTGACGCTGGACAGTTTTGCGCTGGCGCCGATCAGGCCCAGTAGAACGCTGACGGCCAGGGAGGCGACCGACAGTTTCACGGTCATCCACGTACCTTGCAGCAAAAGCGGGCCGAACCCCTTCAAACTGAAGGCACTCAGCCCCAGGGTTTGCAAAAGATCTTCAAACATGAATTCAGGACCTATGGCGATAAAAAAGCGCCCACCTGAAAAAGGTGGGCGCCAGGGTGTTATTTACCGCTGTACAGGTTCAGATCGCCGAAGTGTTTCTTCTGGATGGTGGCGTAGGTGCCATCATCGTGTAACGCTTTGATACCTTTATCGAGCAGGGCCTTGAGGTCTTTGTTACCTTTTTTGATACCGACCGCCGTTTTGGATGGCAACAGTGGGTCATCGATGGCCTTGCTGACTTCGTAGCCAGCGCCCGCTGGCGACTTCAAAAAGCCCAGTTCGGCTTGCAGCATGTCCTGCACCGAAGCGTCGAGACGACCGGAAGTCAGGTCGGCGTACACTTGGTCCTGGTTGGCATAGGCCTTGGTGGTGACACCGGCTTTATCCAATACGGCCTTGGCGTAGGCTTCCTGGATGGTGCCTTGCTCGTAACCCACGGATTTGCCCTTGAGCGACTCAGGCGTGGAGTAGTTCGCGCCTTTCTTGAACACCAGCGAAGTCGGGCCGGAGAACAGCTCGCTGGAGAAGTCGATCGCCTTTTCACGGGCTTCGGTCACGGTCATCGAGGAAATCACGCCGTCGAACTTGTTGGCGTTGAGGCCTGGAATCATGCCGTCAAAGTCACTTTCGACCCACTTGCACTTGACCTTCAGCTCGGCGCAGATCGCATTGCCCAGGTCGATATCGAAGCCTACCAGGCTGCCGTCGGCGGCCTTGGATTCGAACGGCGCGTAGGAAGGATCGACACCAAAACGCAATTCCTTGTATTCCTTGGCTGTAGCAACACCAGCAGCCATGCACAGAGCCAGTGCAGAAAGGGTCAGCAATGCTTTTTTCATTATGTAATCCCTGGAAACCAAGATAAGCGCTTGTGGCGCGTTTATGACTGTTACTGAACGGTGTCAGACGGATCACAGGTAGCAATTTCTGCACCATAGTTCCGAATGTCGTTCCGAATGATTGTTTTAAAAGGAAGGACGAGGGAGTTCTGAGTGTAGGAGATGCCCGAAAATGGGCATGAATTTTTCAGCGCACCATTTAGAGGCGCATGCGGATAAAAACCGGCGAGCTGGCCTGCTCCCACAATCATTGAGGGGATTGCAGAAGAAGCGTCAGGCCAGTAAGTCCTGCAGCGTTCCCAGATTGTCGGCCTCGTCCACCGCCTTATCCTGGCGCCAGCGCAGCATCCTCGGAAACCGCACCGCAATCCCGCTCTTGTGCCGCTTGGACAGGGCGATCCCCTCGAACCCCAGTTCAAACACCATGCTCGGCGTCACACTGCTGACCGGGCCGAATTTTTCCAGCGTGGTTTTACGCACGATGGCATCGACCTTGCGCATTTCTTCGTCAGTCAGGCCCGAATACGCCTTGGCGAACGGCACCAGCGTGCGTTCAGTTCCCGGCGGGCCGTCCCACACCGCGAAGGTGTAGTCGCTATACAGGCTGGCACGGCGGCCATGGCCGCGCTGGGCGTAAATCAACACGGCGTCGACGCTGAACGGGTCGACTTTCCATTTCCACCACACGCCCATGTCCTTGGTACGGCCTACGCCGTAGAGACCCTCACGCGCCTTGAGCATCATGCCCTCCACGCCGAGGCGGCGAGAGCCCTCACGTTGTTGGGCGAGGTCCGCCCAGCTGTCACCGGTCAGCAGCGGTGATGGCAACAGTATCGGTTGGTTGCACTGCGCAATCACCTGCTCAAGCTGGGCGCGGCGCTCGGCCTGGGTGTGGTTGCGCCAGTCTTCGCCCTGGTATTCCAGCAGGTCGTAGGCCAAAACGGCGACCGGCGCGTCCTCAAGGATTTTTTTGCTTAAGGTTTTGCGGCCAATGCGCTGTTGCAGGCGTGCGAAAGGCTGCACTGCGTCCTTCCACACCACGATTTCGCCGTCGATTACCGTGCCATCCGGCAGCCCACTCACCAGGCTGTGCAGTTCAGGAAATCGTTCGGTGACCAGCTCTTCCCCCCGAGACCAGACCCATAGGCGACCTTCACGCTTGACCAGTTGCGCGCGGATGCCGTCCCATTTCCATTCCACCTGCCAGTCGGCGGGGGAGCCGAGCAGGGCGTCGAATTGCTCCACTGGTTGGGCCAACCCGTGGGCGAGGAAAAATGGATAAGGTTGGCCGCCGCGTTGCGCATGTTCGTCGGACGATTCGGCGGCGATTAGCTTGAGGTAGCCTTCGGCTGTCGGACGGTTGGACAGGTCGGTGTAGCCCACCAAGCGCTGGGCCACGCGTTTGCTGTCGAGGTCGGCCATGGCGGCAAGGGCGCGGGTGACCAGCAATTTAGACACACCCACGCGAAAACTGCCGGTGATCAATTTGATGCACACCATCAGGCTCGGTTGATCCAGTTGCGCCCATAACGCCGGCAGGCGTTCGGCCAGTTCCAGCGGCGGCAGACCGCGCAGGGGCAGGAGCTTTTCTTCCAGCCATACCGCCAGACCGTCTTCCGAGGTGTAGGTCGATTCCGGTAACAGCAGGGAAATGGTCTCCGCCAAGTCGCCGACGGACTGGTAACTTTCCTCGAATAACCAGGGTTCAATGCCCGACGCTTCGGTGGCCATGTCCCGCAGCAAGCGTGTTGGCACCAGTTGACGCGGCCGCCCGCCGGACAGGAAGTACACGGCCCACGCGGCATCCTGTGGCGGTGCTTGGCGAAAGTAGGTTTGCAGCGCGGCAAGCTTGGCGTT of Pseudomonas fluorescens contains these proteins:
- the pdeM gene encoding ligase-associated DNA damage response endonuclease PdeM; the protein is MLEGEDVWLLAEKAMYWPARQCLLIADAHFGKASAYRSLGQPVPQGTTSENLQRLDRLLSALPCAQVIFLGDFLHGPGSHASGTLSALRAWRERNRELSLTLIRGNHDKRAGDPPADLRIEVVPEPLLMGPFALQHEPDAHASHHVLAGHVHPVYRLRGKGRQSLRLPCFQIGSRISLLPAFGAFTGGFAVEHSVDQQIFVIGDEDVWPVR
- a CDS encoding ligase-associated DNA damage response DEXH box helicase — protein: MAKPLDFAKHWFAAKGWKPFAFQKAVWAAVKEGQSGLLHASTGAGKTYALWFAALNRFAITRPPATGKRKAPAEPLSVLWITPMRALAADTARALEAPLAALQIPWSVGLRTGDTSSSERARQTRRQPTALVTTPESLTLMLARADSETSLAHLRMVIVDEWHELIGNKRGVQLQLALARLRRWHPELVVWGISATLGNQAHALEVLVPQGGGINVQGQTAKELKVDTLLPPVAERFPWAGHIGLKMLPQVVAEVDTSSSCLVFTNTRAQSEIWYQALLEARPDWAGVIALHHGSLSRETRDWVERALKDGQLKAVVCTSSLDLGVDFLPVERVLQIGSAKGVARLMQRAGRSGHAPGRPSRVTLVPTHSLELVEAAAAQDAIALRHIEARESPYKPLDVLVQHLVSMALGGGFIPQALLAEVRGAWAYRDLTDADWAWALGFVRHGGLSLTAYPDYRRVEPDEQGIWRVPDARLARRHRMSVGTIVSDASIQLKFWSKGGGGKNLGSVEEGFIARLKPGDGFLFAGRLLELVRVENMTAYVRRSTAKKAAVPRWNGGRMPLSNELAQAVVERFDAAAHGRYDGPEMRAVQPLLHTQLRWSGLPTREHLLAEALKSREGWHLFLYPFAGRQVHLGLASLLAWRVSQLQPVTFSIAVNDYGLELLSATPVDWPLLLNEALLSPANLLPDVAASLNAGELALRRFREIARIAGLVFAGYPGAPKSTRQVQASSGLFYEVFKQYDPQNLLLTQAGEEVLRDELDIRRLEDTLRHLVALKLDLHAIERPTPLAFPLLVERMRESMSSEKLSERIARMVRDLEKVADNGER
- a CDS encoding ABC transporter ATP-binding protein, yielding MYKLTVEGLHKSYGDNEVLKGVSLKAKTGDVISLIGASGSGKSTFLRCINFLETPNDGAMTLDGQQIRMVSDRHGMRVADDAELQRLRTRLAMVFQHFNLWSHMSVLENITMAPRRVLGCSKKDAEDRARRYLDKVGLPARVADQYPAFLSGGQQQRVAIARALAMEPEVMLFDEPTSALDPELVGEVLKVIQGLAEEGRTMIMVTHEMSFARKVSSQVLFLHKGLVEEQGTPEEVLGNPKSERLQQFLSGNLK
- a CDS encoding succinylglutamate desuccinylase/aspartoacylase family protein, which translates into the protein MRHQVHELIAPVPGTARQIHSFHFGPEQAEGKVYIQSSLHADELPGMLVAWHLKARLAELAAAGRLLSEVVLVPIANPVGLEQVLMDIPLGRYELESGQNFNRLFVDLSDEVGNQVEDLLGEDPKHNVELIRDALSLALAAHTAQTQLQSQRLVLQRLACDADMVLDLHCDFEAVAHLYTTPEAWPQVEPLARYIGSEANLLATDSGGQSFDECFTLVWWQLQQRFGERFPIPMGSFSVTVELRGQGDVNHGLAGLDCQAIIDYLIHFGAITGDAAPLPDLPYPATPLAGVEPVTTPVGGLLVFSALPGEYLEAGQLIAEIIDPITDRVTPVHCKNAGLLYARSLRRMATAGMVISHVAGTEAYRSGYLLSP
- a CDS encoding ABC transporter permease; the encoded protein is MIELLQQYWRPFLYSDGQHITGLAMTMWLLSASLVFGFLVSIPLSIARVSRKRYIRWPVQFYTYLFRGTPLYIQLLICYTGIYSIAAVRAQPVLDAFFRDAMNCTILAFALNTCAYTTEIFAGSIRSMAHGEVEAAKAYGLSGWKLYAYVIMPSALRRSLPYYSNEVILMLHSTTVAFTATVPDILKVARDANSATYMTFQSFGIAALIYLTVTFALVGLFRLAERRWLAFLGPSH
- a CDS encoding ABC transporter permease translates to MFEDLLQTLGLSAFSLKGFGPLLLQGTWMTVKLSVASLAVSVLLGLIGASAKLSSVSLIRIPAQLYTTLIRGVPDLVLMLLIFYSLQIWLTGFTDFMEWDYIEIDPFSAGVITLGFIYGAYFTETFRGAILAVPRGQLEAATAYGLTRGQRFRFVTFPQMMRFALPGIGNNWMVMLKATALVSIIGLADLVKAAQDAGKSTYQLFYFLVIAAFIYLLITSASNFVLRRLERRYSAGSREAVR
- a CDS encoding transporter substrate-binding domain-containing protein, with translation MKKALLTLSALALCMAAGVATAKEYKELRFGVDPSYAPFESKAADGSLVGFDIDLGNAICAELKVKCKWVESDFDGMIPGLNANKFDGVISSMTVTEAREKAIDFSSELFSGPTSLVFKKGANYSTPESLKGKSVGYEQGTIQEAYAKAVLDKAGVTTKAYANQDQVYADLTSGRLDASVQDMLQAELGFLKSPAGAGYEVSKAIDDPLLPSKTAVGIKKGNKDLKALLDKGIKALHDDGTYATIQKKHFGDLNLYSGK
- a CDS encoding ATP-dependent DNA ligase, with the protein product MKAFAELYANLDATTSSNAKLAALQTYFRQAPPQDAAWAVYFLSGGRPRQLVPTRLLRDMATEASGIEPWLFEESYQSVGDLAETISLLLPESTYTSEDGLAVWLEEKLLPLRGLPPLELAERLPALWAQLDQPSLMVCIKLITGSFRVGVSKLLVTRALAAMADLDSKRVAQRLVGYTDLSNRPTAEGYLKLIAAESSDEHAQRGGQPYPFFLAHGLAQPVEQFDALLGSPADWQVEWKWDGIRAQLVKREGRLWVWSRGEELVTERFPELHSLVSGLPDGTVIDGEIVVWKDAVQPFARLQQRIGRKTLSKKILEDAPVAVLAYDLLEYQGEDWRNHTQAERRAQLEQVIAQCNQPILLPSPLLTGDSWADLAQQREGSRRLGVEGMMLKAREGLYGVGRTKDMGVWWKWKVDPFSVDAVLIYAQRGHGRRASLYSDYTFAVWDGPPGTERTLVPFAKAYSGLTDEEMRKVDAIVRKTTLEKFGPVSSVTPSMVFELGFEGIALSKRHKSGIAVRFPRMLRWRQDKAVDEADNLGTLQDLLA